The DNA region TTCTAATAATTCTTCATACATTTCTTCATCAAAATGTGATGGTTTAATGGCCCCAAGGTTTAACACCTTTAATTTTTCTTTTATTTGTTCAATCATGAACTCAACATTTTCAGTAGACTTTTGTGATAAATTCATCCC from Neobacillus sp. FSL H8-0543 includes:
- a CDS encoding DUF1128 domain-containing protein translates to MNLSQKSTENVEFMIEQIKEKLKVLNLGAIKPSHFDEEMYEELLEIYEMVRKKPSFSPNEMQALVEELGNLRKNK